DNA from Leptospiraceae bacterium:
TTTCTTCGTTGCTTCTAAAAGACCTCTAGACAGGGGAAGCTTATGAACCAAGAAAAATTTGATGTCGTTATTATTGGTAGTGGTCCTGGAGGTTATGTTTGTGCCATACGTTGTGCCCAATTAGGATTTAAGACAGCCATCATAGAGAAAAACCCCACCCTTGGCGGAACGTGTTTGAATATTGGCTGTATCCCGTCAAAGGCTTTGCTTGATAGCACGGAGAAGTTTTATCAAATCCGACATTCCTTCAAAGAACACGGGATCATTGTTTCGGACGTAAAAGTTGATTTATCTCAAATGATGAAACGAAAAGAGCAAGTAGTCAAAGAACTCACGGATGGTGTTCGTTTTTTGATGAACAAAAATAAAATCGAGGTACTTCATGGTGTGGGTAGTATTCACTCACATTCGGAAGAACAGATACAAATCCTAGTTCAAAATGAACAACCTCAAGTTCTCACAACAAAAAATTGTATCATAGCTACTGGCTCAACCTCAATCCTTCCCAAAGATATTGGTATCCCTGTGGATGTTGATGGAGAGCATATTTTGATTTCTGATCATGCCTTATCTTTAAAAGAAATCCCAGAATCAATGTTAGTCATTGGTGGTGGTGTGATTGGATTAGAGTTAGGTTCTGTTTGGAATCGATTGGGCACTAAAGTGACAATCGTTGAGATTTTACCAGACATTCTCTTGGGTTTAGACTCAAAGATGAGGCAGGTAGCCAAAAATGCCTTCACGAAACAAGGAATGAGATTTTTGCTAAATCACAAACTAAAAGAAATCATCATCAAAAATAACAGAGTCATTTCGAAAATAGAAACACCGACAAACGAAATAATCGAAATCGAAACCGAGAAGGTTCTTTTCGCGATTGGTCGAAAACCCTATACGGAAGGTTTGAACTTAGAAGCGTTTGGTATTGAAAAAAACGAACGTGGAAGAATCAAAGTCAACCAACATTACGAAACCAACCGAAAAGGTATCTTCGCAATAGGTGATGTGATTGAAGGACCTATGCTTGCTCATAAAGCCGAAGAAGAAGGAATCGCAGTAGCGAATTATATTGCCAATAAATATTCTCATGTGAACTATGATCTTTGCCCTTATGTCATCTATACTTGGCCAGAGATTGCGTGGGTCGGAAAAAATGAGGATCAACTAACACAAGAAGGAAAAGAATTTCTAGTAGGAACGTTTTTATTTCGAGCAAATGGAAGAGCTAAAGGTATGGGAGAAACCGAAGGACAGGTCAAAATCGTTGCCGATAAAAAAACCGATAAAATCTTAGGGGTTTCGATTATAGGACCTTATGCTTCAGAGCTCTTGGGGGAGGCTGTGATTGCTATGGAATTCGGAGCTTCTTCTGAAGATCTAGGCAGATCTTTTCATTCTCATCCTAATTTGATTGAAGTAATCAAAGAAGCCGCTTTAGATGTGCAAAAAGAAGCCATCCACAAGTAATCAAAATTCCAAGTAAAAAGTCACAGGTCCATCGTTGATAAGGGGGATATCCATCATTGCTTGAAACTTCCCTGTTTGAACGAAGAAATCTAAAGTTTTATCACTTATCGTTTGTTGAAATTTTTCTTTGTATAATTCAAGATAAGACATTTTGAAAATACTACAAAATTTTTCATAATGAGTTTTTGCTTCTTCGATTGGCATCGCATTTGTGAAAGAAGGTCGATTTCCTTGATAGGGATCCCCACAAAGAGTGAATTGGGAAACTAAAAGAATCTGCCCTTGAATGTCGATCACACTCAAATTCATCTTTTTGTTTTCATCTTCGAAAATTCGCAAATTTAAAGTTTTCTTGGCAATTTTTCCGTAATCAATTTCGGTCTTCGTTGTATCCTCTTTGCAAAAACCAATGAATACCAAAAGCCCCTTGTGGATT
Protein-coding regions in this window:
- the lpdA gene encoding dihydrolipoyl dehydrogenase, with protein sequence MNQEKFDVVIIGSGPGGYVCAIRCAQLGFKTAIIEKNPTLGGTCLNIGCIPSKALLDSTEKFYQIRHSFKEHGIIVSDVKVDLSQMMKRKEQVVKELTDGVRFLMNKNKIEVLHGVGSIHSHSEEQIQILVQNEQPQVLTTKNCIIATGSTSILPKDIGIPVDVDGEHILISDHALSLKEIPESMLVIGGGVIGLELGSVWNRLGTKVTIVEILPDILLGLDSKMRQVAKNAFTKQGMRFLLNHKLKEIIIKNNRVISKIETPTNEIIEIETEKVLFAIGRKPYTEGLNLEAFGIEKNERGRIKVNQHYETNRKGIFAIGDVIEGPMLAHKAEEEGIAVANYIANKYSHVNYDLCPYVIYTWPEIAWVGKNEDQLTQEGKEFLVGTFLFRANGRAKGMGETEGQVKIVADKKTDKILGVSIIGPYASELLGEAVIAMEFGASSEDLGRSFHSHPNLIEVIKEAALDVQKEAIHK
- the dtd gene encoding D-aminoacyl-tRNA deacylase, with translation MKILIQRVKEASVFLPEEKVIKAKIHKGLLVFIGFCKEDTTKTEIDYGKIAKKTLNLRIFEDENKKMNLSVIDIQGQILLVSQFTLCGDPYQGNRPSFTNAMPIEEAKTHYEKFCSIFKMSYLELYKEKFQQTISDKTLDFFVQTGKFQAMMDIPLINDGPVTFYLEF